One window from the genome of Pseudomonas fluorescens encodes:
- a CDS encoding fatty acid--CoA ligase, with translation MLQTRVIPPAEGAYQYPLLIKRLLMSGTRYEKTREIVYRDQLRYSYPTLIERVARLANVLTEAGVKAGDTVAVMDWDSHRYLECMFAIPMIGAVIHTINVRLSPEQIVYTMNHAEDRFVLVNSEFVGLYQAIAGHLTTVDKTLLLTDLPEKTADLPNLVGEYEQLLAAAAPAYDFQDFDENSVATTFYTTGTTGNPKGVYFTHRQLVLHTMGVATIMGAIDSVRLLGTNDVYMPITPMFHVHAWGLPYVATMLGLKQVYPGRYDPEFLVQLWRKENVTFSHCVPTILQMVLNAKGAQDTDFGGWKIVIGGSALNRSLYEAAKARGIQLTAAYGMSETGPLVSCAHLNDELMAGSEDERTTYRIKAGVPGPLVEAAIVDTEGRFLPADGETQGELVLRAPWLTEGYFNEPQKGAELWAGGWLHTGDVATLDNMGFIDIRDRIKDVIKTGGEWISSLDLEDLISRHVAVREVAVVGIPDPQWGERPFALLVVREGHEIGARELKEHLKPFVELGHLSKWAIPSQIALVTEIPKTSVGKLDKKRIRVDITEWQSNNSTFLSTL, from the coding sequence ATGTTGCAGACTCGCGTTATTCCTCCAGCCGAAGGCGCCTATCAATACCCGCTGCTGATCAAGCGGCTGCTGATGTCCGGCACGCGTTACGAGAAAACCCGCGAGATCGTCTACCGTGACCAGTTGCGCTACAGCTATCCGACGCTGATCGAACGGGTCGCGCGCCTGGCCAACGTGTTGACCGAGGCGGGGGTCAAGGCCGGCGATACCGTGGCGGTGATGGACTGGGACAGCCATCGCTACCTGGAATGCATGTTCGCGATCCCGATGATCGGCGCGGTGATCCACACCATCAACGTGCGCCTGTCACCGGAGCAGATCGTCTACACCATGAACCACGCCGAGGACCGCTTCGTGCTGGTCAACAGCGAGTTCGTCGGCCTGTACCAGGCGATAGCCGGGCACCTGACCACGGTGGACAAGACCCTGCTGCTGACCGACCTGCCGGAAAAAACCGCCGACCTGCCGAACCTGGTGGGTGAATACGAGCAATTGCTGGCCGCCGCGGCGCCCGCCTACGACTTCCAGGATTTCGACGAAAACTCCGTCGCCACCACGTTCTACACCACCGGCACCACGGGCAACCCCAAGGGCGTTTACTTCACCCATCGGCAACTGGTGCTGCACACCATGGGCGTGGCGACCATCATGGGGGCCATCGACAGCGTGCGGCTGCTGGGCACCAACGACGTGTACATGCCGATCACACCGATGTTCCACGTCCATGCCTGGGGCTTGCCCTACGTGGCGACCATGCTCGGGCTCAAGCAGGTCTACCCGGGGCGCTACGACCCCGAATTCCTGGTCCAGCTGTGGCGCAAGGAAAATGTCACCTTTTCCCATTGCGTGCCAACCATCCTGCAAATGGTCCTCAATGCCAAGGGCGCCCAGGACACCGACTTCGGCGGCTGGAAGATCGTCATCGGCGGCAGCGCGCTGAATCGCAGCCTGTACGAAGCGGCGAAGGCGCGGGGCATCCAGCTCACCGCCGCCTACGGCATGTCGGAAACTGGCCCGCTGGTGTCCTGCGCCCACCTCAACGACGAATTGATGGCCGGCAGCGAGGACGAGCGCACCACCTACCGGATCAAGGCCGGCGTGCCGGGGCCGCTGGTGGAGGCGGCGATCGTCGACACCGAGGGACGGTTCCTGCCCGCCGACGGCGAGACCCAGGGCGAACTGGTGCTGCGCGCGCCGTGGCTCACCGAGGGCTATTTCAACGAGCCGCAGAAGGGCGCCGAGCTCTGGGCCGGCGGCTGGCTGCACACCGGTGACGTCGCCACGCTGGACAACATGGGCTTCATCGACATCCGCGACCGTATCAAGGACGTGATCAAGACCGGTGGCGAATGGATCTCCTCCCTGGACCTGGAAGACCTCATCAGCCGTCATGTGGCGGTACGCGAAGTAGCAGTGGTCGGCATTCCCGATCCGCAGTGGGGCGAGCGGCCGTTTGCCTTGCTGGTGGTTCGGGAAGGGCATGAGATCGGGGCTCGCGAACTCAAGGAACACCTCAAGCCGTTCGTCGAGCTGGGGCACTTGAGCAAGTGGGCGATCCCGAGCCAGATCGCCCTTGTTACGGAAATTCCCAAGACCAGCGTCGGCAAGCTCGACAAGAAGCGTATCCGCGTCGACATCACCGAATGGCAGAGCAACAACAGCACCTTCCTGTCCACGCTTTAG